The Saccharomonospora glauca K62 genome has a segment encoding these proteins:
- a CDS encoding cytochrome P450 gives MSWFARRYFARVQKKGLDLSKMSLLPDDVLMPLRRNGLDPVAELGRKRSEEPVSKLPVPFGLNVWLVSGYEEAKAVLGDAKTFSNDFTNLIGKTSAKADDNPGGLGFADPPVHTRLRRLLTPEFTMRRLARLKPGIERIVKERLDAMDRAEGPVDLVEEFALPIPSLVICELLGVPYEDRDEFQHLAVQRFDLFGGAGASLGAISESLQYLLGVVRKERENPGDGLLGMIIREHGDEIEDRELAGLADGVLTGGFETTASMLSLGALVLLRDQEAFKRIHDDDEVVHGFVEELLRYLTVVQVAFPRFAREDIEIGGKTIEKGDMVVVSLSGANRDERLGTGLEIFDGTRPPMSHLAFGHGVHRCVGAELARMELRAAYPALVRRFPKLRLAVPVEELEFRKTSIVYGVEKLPVLVD, from the coding sequence ATGTCGTGGTTCGCGCGCCGTTACTTCGCGCGCGTGCAGAAAAAAGGCCTCGACCTTTCGAAGATGTCCCTGCTGCCGGACGACGTGTTGATGCCGCTGCGCCGCAACGGTCTGGATCCGGTGGCGGAGCTGGGACGGAAGCGAAGCGAGGAGCCGGTCAGCAAGTTGCCCGTGCCGTTCGGGCTCAACGTGTGGTTGGTGTCGGGTTACGAGGAGGCCAAGGCGGTCCTGGGGGACGCCAAGACCTTCAGCAACGACTTCACCAACCTTATCGGCAAGACCAGCGCCAAGGCCGACGACAATCCCGGTGGCCTCGGGTTCGCGGACCCGCCCGTGCACACCCGGCTGCGGCGGCTGCTGACGCCCGAGTTCACGATGCGTCGGTTGGCTCGCCTGAAGCCCGGCATCGAGCGGATCGTCAAGGAGCGTCTCGATGCCATGGACCGCGCCGAGGGTCCGGTCGACCTCGTGGAGGAGTTCGCGCTGCCGATCCCGTCGCTGGTGATCTGTGAGCTGCTCGGTGTTCCGTACGAGGACCGGGACGAGTTCCAACACCTCGCGGTGCAGAGGTTCGACCTCTTCGGGGGTGCGGGGGCCTCGCTCGGCGCGATCTCCGAGTCGCTCCAGTACCTGCTGGGCGTGGTGCGCAAGGAACGCGAGAACCCCGGCGACGGGCTCCTCGGCATGATCATCAGGGAGCACGGCGACGAGATCGAGGATCGGGAACTCGCCGGGCTGGCCGACGGGGTGCTGACGGGTGGCTTCGAGACGACGGCGAGCATGCTCTCGCTCGGCGCGCTCGTGCTGCTGCGCGACCAGGAGGCCTTCAAGCGCATCCACGACGACGACGAGGTGGTCCACGGCTTCGTCGAGGAACTGCTGCGGTACCTCACGGTGGTGCAGGTGGCGTTCCCCCGCTTCGCGCGGGAGGACATCGAGATCGGTGGCAAGACCATCGAGAAGGGCGACATGGTGGTGGTGTCGCTGAGCGGCGCCAACCGGGACGAGCGGCTGGGCACCGGCCTTGAGATCTTCGACGGCACCAGGCCTCCGATGTCCCACCTCGCGTTCGGGCACGGTGTGCACCGGTGTGTCGGCGCCGAACTGGCTCGCATGGAGCTGCGTGCGGCCTATCCGGCTCTCGTGCGGCGGTTCCCGAAGCTGCGGCTGGCCGTTCCCGTGGAGGAGCTGGAGTTCCGCAAGACGTCGATCGTCTACGGCGTGGAGAAGCTGCCCGTCCTCGTCGACTGA
- a CDS encoding putative sodium/potassium/calcium exchanger, whose protein sequence is MIQSGGAENHSAAQDQPIFLDPRGRRRMWLRLTAGVTAGSGVMALAACGVLLADRPSTTTSFALPIQHSVTPSFFGDMAARSGGGKAPLPASQASPEDGAARAEATGSAPDEQEPGSPSRNQDQSSVTGDFETDEEYETVSEDTADPGEEPTAKPTDEEEDADGGATAPHGMKYDHDGFHPESVADGDVEDVEHSEDVEYVEEGTGPESEVSEEKPSHDSEDAEDVDQVEESDHGEEEAGEFWYGLGGVHGTDATEESEKPGSAEKPGGVEGVDGVEDTDDTEAESSTGANGADDGERPGQSGQTGEVEAVEPEETSGEPEWPPVSTFSADEWFALAGDRWTTLPHAPES, encoded by the coding sequence GTGATCCAGTCCGGAGGGGCCGAGAACCACTCGGCCGCCCAGGATCAGCCCATCTTCCTCGACCCCCGCGGCCGCCGTCGGATGTGGTTACGGCTGACGGCGGGGGTGACCGCGGGCAGCGGTGTCATGGCCCTGGCCGCCTGCGGCGTGCTCCTGGCCGACCGCCCGTCCACGACCACGTCGTTCGCGCTGCCGATCCAGCACTCGGTGACACCGAGCTTCTTCGGAGACATGGCGGCCCGTTCCGGGGGAGGGAAAGCGCCTCTCCCCGCGTCCCAGGCGAGTCCCGAGGACGGTGCCGCTCGCGCCGAGGCCACGGGCTCCGCACCCGACGAGCAGGAGCCGGGGTCCCCGTCACGGAATCAGGACCAGTCCTCGGTGACCGGGGACTTCGAGACCGACGAGGAGTACGAGACCGTCTCGGAGGACACTGCCGACCCCGGTGAGGAACCCACCGCGAAGCCGACGGACGAGGAGGAAGACGCTGACGGCGGTGCCACCGCTCCCCACGGCATGAAGTACGACCACGACGGCTTCCACCCCGAGTCCGTCGCCGACGGCGACGTCGAGGACGTCGAGCACTCCGAGGATGTCGAGTACGTCGAGGAGGGCACGGGCCCCGAGTCCGAGGTGTCCGAGGAGAAGCCCTCGCACGACTCCGAGGACGCCGAGGACGTCGACCAGGTCGAGGAGTCCGACCACGGCGAGGAGGAAGCCGGGGAGTTCTGGTACGGCTTGGGCGGGGTCCACGGCACCGACGCCACCGAGGAGTCCGAGAAGCCCGGCAGCGCGGAGAAGCCCGGCGGCGTCGAGGGCGTCGACGGGGTCGAGGACACCGACGACACCGAGGCCGAGTCCTCGACCGGTGCGAACGGCGCCGACGACGGCGAGCGGCCCGGCCAGTCCGGGCAGACCGGGGAGGTCGAGGCCGTCGAGCCCGAGGAGACGTCGGGCGAGCCCGAGTGGCCGCCGGTGTCCACCTTCTCCGCCGACGAGTGGTTCGCGTTGGCCGGGGATCGTTGGACGACGCTGCCACACGCCCCCGAGTCGTAA
- a CDS encoding metallopeptidase: MTWRGYDRAQVRKYVRDLLESLHAVTADRDAAAQYVRSQSEELAALRRQNDKLRRRLDRVCRTPVEPDGLSERLWHMVDLAQREAEDILTEARAEADRRRAELDKRENELEERRAELEEQHRELVRRIKAEAAAEAERAERERRDADERAMRRRQELERDFAKNLAARREEMNRALARREAAAKAEAERIIAEATERAERLVAEATERVRALEEARRKAASELRAAREALVGAWPLLEPLPDEVSADRTGPKAVAESPESFPAKERKSPAFAGAGLPTLPAVLSVAVSGSGAGPRSVTSHTRVAKAEPPARHVVGTTVSSAR; this comes from the coding sequence GTGACGTGGCGTGGTTACGACCGCGCCCAGGTCAGAAAGTACGTGCGAGATCTGCTGGAGTCCCTTCACGCGGTGACCGCCGACCGGGATGCCGCGGCCCAATACGTTCGTTCCCAATCGGAAGAACTGGCCGCGTTGCGCCGCCAGAACGACAAATTGCGGCGGCGGCTCGATCGCGTGTGTCGGACCCCGGTGGAGCCCGACGGCCTTTCCGAGCGGTTGTGGCACATGGTGGACCTCGCGCAGCGGGAGGCGGAGGACATCCTCACCGAGGCGCGGGCCGAGGCCGACCGCAGGCGGGCCGAACTCGACAAGCGCGAGAACGAGCTGGAGGAACGTCGGGCGGAGCTGGAAGAGCAGCACCGGGAACTCGTGCGGCGCATCAAGGCCGAGGCCGCCGCGGAGGCGGAGCGGGCCGAACGCGAGCGCCGGGACGCCGACGAGCGCGCCATGCGTCGTAGGCAGGAGCTCGAACGTGACTTCGCGAAGAACCTCGCCGCGCGCCGGGAGGAGATGAACCGGGCGCTCGCCCGCCGGGAGGCGGCCGCGAAGGCCGAGGCCGAGCGGATCATCGCGGAGGCCACCGAGCGGGCCGAGCGGCTCGTGGCCGAGGCCACCGAGCGCGTGCGCGCTCTGGAGGAGGCGCGTCGTAAGGCTGCCTCGGAGCTGCGTGCGGCTCGCGAGGCGCTCGTCGGCGCGTGGCCGTTGTTGGAGCCGCTCCCCGACGAGGTCTCGGCCGATCGCACCGGCCCGAAGGCCGTTGCGGAGTCGCCGGAGTCGTTCCCCGCCAAGGAGAGGAAGTCTCCGGCGTTCGCCGGGGCCGGGCTGCCCACGTTGCCGGCCGTGCTGTCGGTGGCCGTGTCGGGCTCCGGTGCCGGACCGCGGTCGGTGACGTCGCACACGCGCGTGGCGAAGGCTGAGCCGCCCGCTCGGCACGTTGTGGGAACGACCGTGTCGAGCGCGAGGTGA
- a CDS encoding methylenetetrahydrofolate reductase has translation MRRVVDRLASARCPTFSVEFFPPRDEADEAVLWRSIRELEPLDPAYISITYGAGGSSREGTIRNIARVATDTTLVPMAHLTAVNHSVAELRNVIGHFAAVGVRNILALRGDPPGDPMGEWVPHPQGLTYAEELVRLVRELGDFCVGVSAFPYGHPRSVDLETDTKYLVRKLKAGADFAIAQLFFEAEDFLRLRDRVAAAGSDALILPGIMPLTTPRTWRKTVELSGATPPRWLSERLEPLVDDPKAFRAEGLDTITELCERLLAEGVPELHFYTFNRSKATRELVDRLGLRSPRAEPAAVGS, from the coding sequence GTGCGGAGGGTTGTCGACCGGCTGGCGAGCGCGCGGTGTCCCACGTTCTCCGTGGAGTTCTTCCCGCCGCGTGATGAGGCGGACGAGGCCGTGCTGTGGCGGTCGATCCGTGAGCTGGAGCCGCTTGACCCCGCGTACATATCCATCACCTACGGAGCGGGTGGGTCCAGTCGTGAGGGAACCATTCGCAATATCGCCCGTGTCGCCACCGACACCACGCTGGTGCCGATGGCGCATCTGACGGCCGTCAATCATTCGGTCGCGGAACTGCGTAACGTCATCGGACACTTCGCCGCGGTGGGGGTCCGCAACATTCTCGCCTTACGCGGCGACCCGCCGGGTGATCCGATGGGGGAGTGGGTGCCGCACCCGCAGGGCCTGACCTACGCCGAGGAACTCGTCCGACTCGTGCGCGAGCTGGGGGACTTCTGTGTGGGGGTTTCGGCGTTCCCCTACGGTCATCCGCGTTCCGTCGACCTGGAGACGGACACCAAGTACCTCGTGCGGAAACTGAAGGCGGGGGCCGATTTCGCGATCGCGCAATTGTTCTTCGAGGCCGAGGATTTCCTGAGATTGCGGGATCGGGTGGCGGCGGCGGGCAGTGACGCGCTGATCCTGCCCGGCATCATGCCGCTCACCACTCCCCGGACGTGGCGCAAGACCGTTGAATTGTCCGGTGCGACTCCTCCTCGATGGCTGTCCGAGCGCCTCGAACCGCTTGTCGACGACCCGAAGGCGTTCCGGGCCGAAGGTCTCGACACCATCACGGAGCTGTGCGAACGGCTCCTCGCCGAGGGAGTGCCGGAGCTGCACTTCTACACCTTCAACCGGTCGAAGGCCACGAGGGAACTGGTGGACCGGCTCGGACTACGTTCGCCGCGCGCCGAGCCCGCGGCCGTCGGTTCGTGA
- a CDS encoding MoaD/ThiS family protein: protein MIRVTLPPHLRALARVDGEVALDVAEPVTLGSVLEALEIDYPVLRGAIRDHRTKRRRAFVRFFACEEDLSHQPPDTPLPTAVASGAEPLLIIGAMAGG from the coding sequence ATGATCCGCGTGACCCTGCCTCCACACCTGCGCGCCCTGGCCCGCGTCGACGGGGAAGTGGCCCTCGACGTCGCCGAGCCCGTGACACTGGGATCCGTGCTCGAGGCCCTCGAAATCGACTATCCGGTACTGCGCGGCGCGATCCGCGATCACCGCACCAAGCGGCGACGCGCCTTCGTCCGGTTCTTCGCGTGTGAGGAGGACCTGTCGCACCAGCCGCCCGACACCCCGCTGCCCACCGCCGTGGCCAGCGGGGCCGAGCCGTTGCTCATCATCGGCGCGATGGCGGGCGGCTGA
- a CDS encoding glycoside hydrolase family 18 protein, which yields MFFGLHRSSATTVSATAPTADGRDLVRTGSAVLALLFLGAWAAEPPARRVPTAPYVYVGPEPPPLTRIASSTGVDRFVLSFLLAENGRCVPAGNGRRPVADPAITAEVTRLRARGGAVTVASGGAHGHYLEAACTTPHQLAAAYGTALTALGADTLDVDVERDVPVGRVADALALVARRYAVALVVTVPVEDTTTGLTSPSLDLLRALEERGVDVTVNAMVMNLPVRGDRLTTLLTAAERVTDQIQRFREYDDRADAYARLGITYMAGRNDTGSVTTLADAHALRSFAVAHALGFLGFRSLNRDNGDCPGLVTASSRCSGFRQQPHAFTRSLSQGPRSTHQQAGGNPS from the coding sequence GTGTTCTTCGGGCTTCACCGAAGCTCCGCCACCACTGTCTCGGCCACCGCGCCCACCGCGGACGGTCGTGACCTGGTCCGTACGGGCTCTGCCGTACTCGCTCTGCTGTTCCTCGGAGCCTGGGCGGCCGAGCCGCCGGCCCGTCGGGTGCCCACCGCTCCCTACGTCTACGTCGGCCCCGAACCTCCGCCGCTGACGAGGATCGCTTCCTCCACGGGGGTCGACCGGTTCGTGCTCTCGTTCCTCCTCGCGGAGAACGGACGATGCGTGCCCGCGGGGAACGGCCGCCGTCCGGTCGCCGATCCGGCGATCACCGCGGAGGTGACCCGACTGCGAGCCCGTGGTGGTGCGGTGACGGTCGCCTCGGGAGGAGCCCACGGTCACTACCTCGAAGCCGCCTGTACCACGCCCCACCAACTCGCCGCGGCCTACGGCACCGCGTTGACGGCGCTGGGCGCCGACACCCTCGACGTCGATGTCGAACGGGACGTGCCCGTGGGTCGGGTCGCGGACGCGCTCGCGCTCGTCGCGCGGCGGTATGCCGTCGCGCTCGTCGTCACCGTCCCGGTCGAGGACACGACGACGGGACTCACCTCCCCGAGCCTCGACCTGCTTCGGGCGCTGGAGGAACGAGGGGTGGACGTGACGGTGAACGCGATGGTGATGAACCTGCCCGTACGGGGTGACCGGCTCACCACCTTGCTCACCGCCGCCGAGCGGGTCACCGACCAGATCCAACGGTTCCGGGAGTACGACGACCGAGCCGACGCGTACGCGCGCCTCGGCATCACGTACATGGCCGGGCGCAACGACACCGGCTCCGTCACGACGCTCGCGGACGCGCACGCGTTGCGGTCCTTCGCCGTCGCTCACGCCCTCGGCTTTCTCGGCTTCCGGTCGCTCAACCGGGACAACGGCGACTGTCCGGGACTCGTGACCGCGTCCAGCCGATGTAGTGGCTTTCGGCAACAACCACACGCCTTCACCCGGTCGCTGTCACAGGGTCCGCGATCGACTCACCAACAAGCAGGAGGGAACCCATCGTGA
- a CDS encoding glutathione-independent formaldehyde dehydrogenase: MKAVVYQGPNEVRVEQVEDPRIEQPTDVIVRITTTAICGSDLHMYEGRTVAEPGIVFGHENMGVVEEVGSGVASVKKGDRVVLPFNIACGFCRNCLAGKTGFCLTANPGFAGSAYGYVGMGPYKGGQAEYLRVPFADFNCLQLPRGEEHEDDFAMLADIFPTGYHATEMAGVSPGDTVAVYGAGPVGLMAAYSSILRGASKVFVVDRVPNRLRVAEEIGAIPVNFAEASAPEQIVSQTDGGVDRGIDAVGYQATVPEGEEQPAVVLNDLIETVRPTGSLGVVGLYLPKDPGGPTEEARNGKLLINIGRFFEKGLRMGTGQANVKAYNRQLRDLIIAGRAEPSFVVSQRRPLDDAPDAYARFDRREEGYTKVVLKP, from the coding sequence ATGAAAGCCGTGGTGTACCAAGGCCCCAACGAAGTGCGGGTCGAACAGGTGGAGGACCCCCGGATCGAACAGCCGACCGACGTCATCGTCCGAATCACCACGACGGCGATCTGCGGCTCGGACCTCCACATGTACGAGGGACGCACGGTGGCCGAGCCCGGCATCGTGTTCGGTCATGAGAACATGGGCGTGGTCGAGGAAGTCGGCTCCGGCGTGGCGAGCGTGAAGAAGGGCGATCGAGTCGTCCTGCCGTTCAACATCGCCTGTGGCTTCTGTCGTAACTGCCTCGCGGGCAAGACGGGGTTCTGTCTGACCGCGAACCCCGGGTTCGCGGGAAGCGCGTACGGCTACGTGGGGATGGGGCCGTACAAGGGTGGTCAGGCCGAGTACCTGCGAGTGCCGTTCGCGGACTTCAACTGCCTGCAGCTGCCGCGCGGGGAGGAGCACGAGGACGACTTCGCCATGTTGGCCGACATCTTCCCCACCGGCTATCACGCAACGGAGATGGCCGGGGTCTCCCCCGGTGACACCGTCGCCGTGTACGGGGCGGGGCCGGTCGGGCTCATGGCCGCCTACTCCTCGATCCTTCGGGGAGCCTCCAAGGTGTTCGTGGTCGACCGGGTGCCCAACCGTCTGCGGGTCGCCGAGGAGATCGGCGCGATCCCCGTCAACTTCGCCGAGGCCAGCGCGCCCGAGCAGATCGTGAGTCAGACCGACGGCGGGGTCGACCGTGGTATCGACGCGGTCGGCTACCAGGCCACGGTGCCCGAGGGCGAGGAACAGCCGGCCGTGGTGCTGAACGACCTCATCGAAACGGTACGGCCGACGGGGTCGCTGGGAGTCGTGGGGCTCTACCTGCCGAAGGACCCCGGAGGACCGACGGAGGAGGCCCGTAACGGGAAGTTGCTCATCAACATCGGCCGCTTCTTCGAGAAGGGGCTGAGGATGGGTACCGGTCAGGCGAACGTCAAGGCGTACAACCGGCAGCTTCGCGACCTCATCATCGCGGGACGGGCGGAGCCGAGCTTCGTGGTGTCGCAGCGTCGTCCCCTCGACGACGCCCCCGACGCCTACGCGCGGTTCGACCGGCGCGAGGAGGGCTACACGAAGGTGGTCCTCAAGCCGTGA
- a CDS encoding DUF4383 domain-containing protein → MSYSSAQPWRAVAGMGSRPALQTAAGVVGAVFLLVGILGFIPGVTTNYGDMQFAGHESGAMLFGVFQVSILHNIVHLLFGIAGLAMMRTANAARAFLIGGGAIYLVLWIYGLVVGSESTANFVPLNNADNWLHLGLAIGMIGLGLVLGAGGRRRGEMSG, encoded by the coding sequence ATGAGTTACTCGTCCGCGCAGCCCTGGCGTGCCGTAGCAGGTATGGGATCGCGTCCGGCGCTGCAGACGGCCGCGGGCGTGGTCGGTGCCGTGTTCCTGCTGGTCGGGATTCTGGGGTTCATTCCGGGGGTCACGACCAACTACGGCGACATGCAGTTCGCCGGGCACGAATCCGGAGCCATGTTGTTCGGGGTGTTCCAGGTGTCGATCCTGCACAACATCGTGCACCTGTTGTTCGGGATCGCCGGCCTCGCCATGATGCGCACGGCGAACGCCGCCCGCGCGTTCCTCATCGGCGGCGGGGCGATCTACCTGGTGTTGTGGATCTACGGCCTGGTCGTGGGTAGCGAGTCCACCGCGAACTTCGTGCCTCTCAACAACGCCGACAACTGGCTTCACCTGGGTCTGGCGATCGGCATGATCGGATTGGGCTTGGTGTTGGGAGCGGGAGGTCGTCGCCGGGGCGAGATGTCAGGCTGA
- a CDS encoding WD40/YVTN/BNR-like repeat-containing protein, which yields MSRVRVLVGTRKGAFVLTADGRRDEWHVEGPLFGGWEIYHVTGSPADPDRLYASQSGGWFGQQIQRSDDGGATWRPVGNEFTYLGEPGTHQWYDGSQRPWEFTRVWHLEPSPADPDRVYAGSEDAALFRSDDGGVTWRELPGLRTHESGPSWQPGAGGMCLHTILLDPRDEQRLRVAISAAGVFASDDGGTSWTPSNKGLISEGIPDPDAEVGHCVHNLARHPDRPDTLYMQKHWHVMRSDDDGRTWYKISGDLPTDFGFPIEVHAHDPDTVYVVPITSDYLHVPPDGRLRVYRSRGGGHEWEPLTNGLPQKHCYVNVLRDAMATDSLDDCGIYFGTTGGQVYASPDAGDTWTPIVRDLPPVLSVEVQTLP from the coding sequence ATGAGCCGGGTCCGGGTGCTCGTGGGAACACGCAAGGGCGCCTTCGTCCTCACCGCCGACGGGCGGCGCGACGAATGGCACGTCGAGGGCCCCCTCTTCGGAGGCTGGGAGATCTACCACGTCACCGGCTCGCCCGCCGACCCCGACCGGCTGTACGCGTCCCAGTCGGGCGGCTGGTTCGGCCAGCAAATACAACGCTCCGACGACGGCGGCGCCACCTGGCGTCCGGTCGGCAACGAGTTCACCTATCTCGGCGAGCCGGGCACCCACCAGTGGTACGACGGCAGCCAACGACCGTGGGAGTTCACACGGGTCTGGCACCTCGAACCCTCCCCCGCCGACCCCGATCGCGTCTACGCGGGATCGGAGGACGCCGCTCTCTTCCGCAGCGACGACGGCGGTGTCACCTGGCGGGAACTACCGGGGCTTCGCACCCACGAGTCGGGCCCGTCGTGGCAGCCCGGCGCGGGAGGCATGTGCCTGCACACCATCCTGCTCGACCCTCGCGACGAACAGCGCCTCCGCGTGGCCATCTCGGCCGCCGGGGTGTTCGCCAGCGACGACGGCGGTACGAGCTGGACCCCGAGCAACAAGGGACTGATCAGCGAGGGCATCCCCGACCCCGACGCCGAGGTGGGCCACTGCGTGCACAACCTGGCCCGCCATCCCGACCGCCCCGACACGCTCTACATGCAGAAGCACTGGCACGTGATGCGCTCCGACGACGACGGCCGGACGTGGTACAAGATCTCGGGCGACCTCCCCACCGACTTCGGTTTCCCGATCGAGGTCCACGCCCACGACCCCGACACGGTGTACGTCGTGCCCATCACCAGCGACTACCTCCACGTCCCACCCGACGGTCGGCTGCGTGTCTACCGCAGCCGCGGCGGCGGGCACGAGTGGGAACCGCTCACCAACGGGCTTCCGCAGAAGCACTGCTACGTCAACGTGCTGAGGGACGCCATGGCCACCGACTCCCTCGACGACTGCGGCATCTACTTCGGCACCACCGGCGGACAGGTGTACGCCTCTCCCGACGCCGGGGACACCTGGACGCCGATCGTGCGCGACCTTCCGCCCGTGCTCTCCGTGGAGGTGCAGACGCTGCCATGA
- the thiI gene encoding tRNA uracil 4-sulfurtransferase ThiI → MARPCVLLKYGELMLKGRNRGRFEEHLRESLRHAVESASAPVRISQRPGVVVLSGAPVPELVECAHRVIGVSVVQPALRTSRTMDDVVAAVSQALTERFGSPEEAGRRRFAVRAHRRDKRFPMGSEQVAAHVGSRVVEEWGWPVDLTDPEVEITVEVDQREVFVSLEKQRGQGGLPVGASGRALVLLSGGFDSPVAAYRAMRRGLRCDFVHFTGAPLTGPSSTYKAYALVRQLDRFQGGSRLHVIPIGNAQRALATAGAGNLQIVAQRRLMVRTASALAAELGAQALITGDSLGQVASQTLANMATVEEAAELPLLRPLLAWDKEEIIAEARRIGTAEISKLPDEDCCSLLAPPRVATRTTPSQLVNVERRMELDELVPKLLADVQVHVPGAAA, encoded by the coding sequence ATGGCTCGGCCGTGCGTGCTGTTGAAGTACGGCGAACTGATGCTCAAGGGCCGCAATCGGGGCAGGTTCGAGGAACACCTGCGTGAGTCCCTTCGGCACGCGGTGGAGAGCGCGTCCGCTCCCGTCCGGATCTCCCAGCGGCCGGGGGTGGTGGTGCTCTCCGGGGCGCCGGTGCCTGAGCTGGTCGAATGCGCTCACAGGGTGATAGGTGTCAGCGTCGTGCAGCCGGCGTTGCGCACGAGCCGCACCATGGACGACGTGGTGGCGGCGGTGTCACAGGCGCTCACCGAGCGGTTCGGCAGCCCCGAGGAGGCCGGGCGGCGCCGGTTCGCGGTGCGGGCTCATCGCAGGGACAAGAGGTTCCCGATGGGCTCGGAGCAGGTGGCCGCCCACGTGGGCAGCCGTGTCGTCGAGGAGTGGGGCTGGCCCGTCGACCTCACCGATCCCGAGGTCGAGATCACCGTCGAGGTGGACCAGCGCGAGGTGTTCGTCTCCCTGGAGAAGCAGCGCGGTCAGGGCGGCCTGCCGGTCGGTGCCAGTGGCCGGGCGTTGGTGCTGCTGTCGGGAGGATTCGACTCGCCGGTGGCCGCCTACCGCGCCATGCGGCGTGGCCTTCGGTGCGACTTCGTCCACTTCACGGGCGCGCCGTTGACGGGGCCGTCGTCGACGTACAAGGCGTACGCGTTGGTGCGGCAGCTCGACCGGTTCCAGGGCGGTTCGCGGTTGCACGTGATTCCCATCGGCAACGCGCAGCGTGCGCTGGCGACGGCGGGCGCGGGCAACCTGCAGATCGTGGCGCAGCGCAGGCTGATGGTCCGTACCGCGAGTGCCCTGGCCGCCGAACTCGGTGCGCAGGCGCTGATCACCGGCGACAGCCTGGGACAGGTGGCGAGTCAGACGCTCGCCAACATGGCGACGGTCGAGGAGGCGGCGGAACTTCCGCTGCTGCGTCCCCTCCTGGCTTGGGACAAGGAGGAGATCATCGCCGAGGCGCGTCGTATCGGCACGGCCGAGATTTCGAAGCTGCCCGACGAGGACTGCTGCAGTCTGTTGGCGCCGCCTCGGGTGGCCACTCGGACCACCCCGTCGCAACTGGTCAACGTCGAGCGTCGCATGGAGCTGGACGAGCTGGTGCCCAAGTTGCTCGCGGACGTGCAGGTCCACGTCCCCGGCGCCGCGGCGTGA